The Deinococcus koreensis genome window below encodes:
- a CDS encoding pseudouridine synthase produces MNPAGGAERLHKRLARAGVASRRAAEEMIRAGRVSVNGTVATLGQTVTDADDIRVDGQLIETEAVRAVTYALYKPRGYVTTASDEYGRKNVLDAMPVIPGLHPVGRLDRDSEGLLLLTTDGQLTQTLTHPSFGHEKAYRAWTDGEATPTPEELRALTRGVELEDGLAQAVSASVATGGAFIVLGEGRKRQVRRMLDAIGHPVVRLMRYRVGGLWLGDLDVGEYRELREGDLRELLTPSGPGAPAWDRQWELMQRRWG; encoded by the coding sequence GTGAACCCCGCAGGGGGGGCCGAGCGGCTCCACAAGCGCCTCGCCCGCGCCGGGGTCGCCTCGCGCCGCGCCGCCGAGGAGATGATCAGGGCGGGCCGCGTGTCCGTGAACGGGACGGTCGCCACCCTGGGCCAGACCGTGACCGACGCCGACGACATCCGCGTGGACGGCCAGCTGATCGAGACCGAGGCGGTGCGGGCCGTGACCTACGCGCTCTACAAGCCGCGCGGCTACGTGACCACGGCCAGCGACGAGTATGGCCGGAAGAACGTGCTGGACGCCATGCCAGTCATCCCCGGCCTGCACCCGGTGGGCCGCCTCGACCGCGATTCCGAAGGGCTGCTGCTCCTCACCACCGACGGGCAGCTCACCCAGACCCTGACCCACCCGAGCTTCGGCCACGAGAAGGCCTACCGTGCTTGGACGGACGGCGAGGCCACGCCCACCCCGGAGGAACTGCGGGCGCTGACCCGCGGTGTCGAGCTGGAGGACGGGCTGGCGCAGGCCGTCAGCGCCTCTGTGGCTACAGGTGGCGCCTTCATCGTGCTGGGCGAGGGCCGCAAGCGCCAGGTGCGGCGGATGCTCGACGCCATCGGCCATCCTGTCGTGCGGCTGATGCGCTACCGGGTGGGCGGCCTGTGGCTGGGCGATCTGGACGTGGGCGAATACCGCGAGCTGAGGGAAGGCGACCTGCGCGAACTCCTGACCCCCTCGGGCCCCGGCGCGCCCGCCTGGGATCGCCAGTGGGAACTCATGCAGCGCCGCTGGGGCTGA